A region of Oxyura jamaicensis isolate SHBP4307 breed ruddy duck chromosome 9, BPBGC_Ojam_1.0, whole genome shotgun sequence DNA encodes the following proteins:
- the CCNL1 gene encoding cyclin-L1 isoform X1, whose translation MASAAALPAPPAASSAAPAVATAAAPPAPSSSSAAAAAAPGILIGDRLYSEVSLTIDHSLIPEERLSPTPSMQDGLDLQCETDLRILGCELIQAAGILLRLPQVAMATGQVLFHRFFYSKSFVKHSFEIVAMACINLASKIEEAPRRIRDVINVFHHLRQLRAKRTPSPLILDQNYINTKNQVIKAERRVLKELGFCVHVKHPHKIIVMYLQVLECERNQTLVQTAWNYMNDSLRTNVFVRFQPETIACACIYLAARALQIPLPTRPHWFLLFGTTEEDIQEICLTTLKLYTRKKPNYEFLDKEVEKRKMALQEAKLKAKGLNPDGTPALSTLGGFSPASKPSSPREVKTEEKSPVPLNTKTIKKEPEERQQASKSPYNGMRKESKRSRSSRSASRSRSRTKSRSRSHTPRRHYNNRRSLSGTYSSRSRSRSRSHSGSPRRHHNHGSPHLKAKHSREELKSANRHGHKRKKSRSRSQSKSRDHSDVAKKHRHERGHHRDRRERSRSFERSHKGKHHSSSRSGHSRHRR comes from the exons ATGGCCTCCGCCGCCGCgctcccggccccccccgccgcctcctccgccGCCCCTGCCGTCGCCACAgccgccgccccgccggccccttcctcttcctccgctgccgccgccgccgccccgggcATCCTGATCGGCGACCGGCTGTACTCGGAGGTGTCGCTGACCATCGACCACTCGCTGATCCCCGAGGAGCGCCTGTCGCCCACGCCGTCCATGCAGGACGGCCTGGACCTGCAGTGCGAGACCGACCTGCGCATCCTGGGCTGCGAGCTCATCCAGGCGGCCGGCATCCTCCTCCGCCTGCCGCAG GTGGCCATGGCGACGGGGCAGGTGCTGTTTCATCGCTTCTTCTACTCCAAGTCCTTCGTCAAGCACAGCTTCGAG ATTGTTGCGATGGCCTGCATCAATCTTGCGTCCAAAATCGAAGAGGCGCCTCGGCGTATAAGGGATGTGATCAACGTGTTCCATCACTTGCGCCAGCTAAGAGCAAAAAG GACTCCAAGCCCCCTGATACTTGATCAGAACTACATAAACACCAAAAATCAAGTaatcaaagcagaaaggaggGTACTGAAGGAGTTGGGATTTTGTGTTCATGTCAAGCATCCGCATAAG ATCATTGTTATGTATTTACAAGTCTTAGAATGTGAACGTAATCAAACCCTGGTACAGACGGCCTG GAACTACATGAATGACAGCCTTCGGACAAATGTGTTTGTTCGCTTTCAGCCGGAGACTATAGCATGTGCTTGCATTTACCTTGCCGCTAGAGCTCTGCAG attccACTGCCTACCCGCCCTCACTGGTTCTTGCTCTTTGGCACTACAGAAGAGGACATTCAGGAGATCTGCTTAACAACTCTTAAGCTCTATACCAGAAAGAAG CCCAATTACGAGTTTCTGGataaagaagtagaaaagaggaaaatggcaCTACAGGAAGCTAAACTGAAGGCAAAAGGTTTAAATCCAGATGGAACTCCAGCACTCTCAACACTGGGTGGCTTTTCACCTGCATCCAAACCAT CTTCCCCGAGAGAAGTAAAGACTGAAGAGAAGAGTCCGGTACCTTTGAATACCAAAACCATTAAGAAAGAGCCAGAAGAAAGGCAGCAAGCTTCGAAGAGCCCTTACAATGG catgaggaaagaaagcaagagaagcagaagcagcagaagtgctAGTCGATCCAGGTCAAGAACAAAGTCACGGTCTCGATCTCATACTCCTAGGCGGCA CTACAACAACAGGCGGAGTCTGTCTGGGACGTACAGCTCAAGATCGAGAAGCAGGTCCCGCAGCCACAGCGGCAGCCCTCGCCGACATCACAACCACGGCTCGCCACATCTGAAAGCCAAGCATAGCAGGGAGGAGTTGAAGAGCGCAAACAGACACggtcacaaaaggaaaaaatcccgTTCACGTTCACAGAGCAAGTCCAGGGATCATTCTGACGTCGCCAAGAAACACAGGCACGAGCGGGGCCACCACAGAGACAGGCGCGAAAGATCCCGCTCCTTTGAGAGATCCCACAAAGGcaagcaccacagcagcagtCGGTCAGGACACAGCAGACACAGGCGCTGA
- the CCNL1 gene encoding cyclin-L1 isoform X2, whose translation MASAAALPAPPAASSAAPAVATAAAPPAPSSSSAAAAAAPGILIGDRLYSEVSLTIDHSLIPEERLSPTPSMQDGLDLQCETDLRILGCELIQAAGILLRLPQVAMATGQVLFHRFFYSKSFVKHSFEIVAMACINLASKIEEAPRRIRDVINVFHHLRQLRAKRTPSPLILDQNYINTKNQVIKAERRVLKELGFCVHVKHPHKIIVMYLQVLECERNQTLVQTAWVVHDGKS comes from the exons ATGGCCTCCGCCGCCGCgctcccggccccccccgccgcctcctccgccGCCCCTGCCGTCGCCACAgccgccgccccgccggccccttcctcttcctccgctgccgccgccgccgccccgggcATCCTGATCGGCGACCGGCTGTACTCGGAGGTGTCGCTGACCATCGACCACTCGCTGATCCCCGAGGAGCGCCTGTCGCCCACGCCGTCCATGCAGGACGGCCTGGACCTGCAGTGCGAGACCGACCTGCGCATCCTGGGCTGCGAGCTCATCCAGGCGGCCGGCATCCTCCTCCGCCTGCCGCAG GTGGCCATGGCGACGGGGCAGGTGCTGTTTCATCGCTTCTTCTACTCCAAGTCCTTCGTCAAGCACAGCTTCGAG ATTGTTGCGATGGCCTGCATCAATCTTGCGTCCAAAATCGAAGAGGCGCCTCGGCGTATAAGGGATGTGATCAACGTGTTCCATCACTTGCGCCAGCTAAGAGCAAAAAG GACTCCAAGCCCCCTGATACTTGATCAGAACTACATAAACACCAAAAATCAAGTaatcaaagcagaaaggaggGTACTGAAGGAGTTGGGATTTTGTGTTCATGTCAAGCATCCGCATAAG ATCATTGTTATGTATTTACAAGTCTTAGAATGTGAACGTAATCAAACCCTGGTACAGACGGCCTG GGTAGTCCATGATGGTAAGTCATAG